The Vitis riparia cultivar Riparia Gloire de Montpellier isolate 1030 chromosome 3, EGFV_Vit.rip_1.0, whole genome shotgun sequence genome segment ttttttaataattaaatttatttatttttcccaaGAATTTGTATTTATGAATTACATATTTTATATGTTGGAAGGTGAAAaggcaaaaataaattttaaataaaatttatttcattttatatacaatctaaaaacataatatttaaagagtggtatgatttttaaaacaaaatcccaATGAAACTTTTTCTTGAGGGTATAGAAttggtaaaaaggtaaaatcgGGATTATCTGGTGGGTCGTATATGCGTTCTTACAACCTTGAACTCGATAATATCAGGCACAAAATggaaattaattacaaaaataaattgaaatggaaaattcaaaggtgtttttattattattatttttttcttttcttagaaaGCTCATTGAATGGAACTAGGAAGCTCAAGCGGCTCAACGAACACATGAGCATAGAAAAGTCTCGGAGGAGACTGGCTAGTGGATGATACACAATTCATCATCTCTGACAAAGATAATAACAaatcttttcttctctctttcgcTTATCACATTCAAAATTATCATCAATGAAATTGTACCATCATCATCATGGGGTCGATTTTAATGCAAATGGGAGGAGATTCCACATAATACAACACCCCTTTTAACcacaaaagttaaaaatgagAGGCCtatacatttcaaaatttgtATGAAATATGtgcattaaaattaattctaaaatacatactaaatttacaaaaacaatttttgaaaataatttaaaaattaatttctaatgttttgtaaaacaaatattttttaacttattttttatatttttaaatattttaaaaataaattttatatatagtgctttagttttaattatttttcatatttatataattattttttaaaacaatgttcaaaaaataaaacaagtcaaaataattaaaagattcttattttttaattattaaatatatatattttttaaattttattttaaaaaatgaaaaactgtttttgaaaacactcaCCAAATAAACCAACTGAACTCACTGCTTACATGGATATAATATTACAGCTATATGGGGAGTAGCATAGAAATTCAATTTACTATTACATTGGGTTTTGTAGACCCTTTGAGGGTTGACCACATGAAAATTTCCTAGAAAGTGGATTTGTAGAAtttcccatatatatatatatatatatactaatacTCTATTTTGGTTTCTTAAGGAGCAACTAGGAAAGACTTGGAGGCGGCCATTGGTGACCAATTCATTTCAGTTGCAGAAATGTATTATGGACATTCTGACCATGAGCAGTACGGTGCAGGTGGGCATATGAGTCATGCCACAGCTCCCGGATTCCATAATCCTAGCCCAGCACCACCACCACGTTATACTGCCCCGTATGTTGTACAGCATCCCGGCGGCACCATCCGCTGGTCTTCTGGTCTCTGCCACTGCTGTGATCATCCTGAAAACTGTTAGTACCCCAAAATTCATCTACCTTTTCACTATTTATCCCCATCATcgtttcattaattttttttcttttgctgatTTATTTTTGAAGGTTTGATCACTTGCGTTTGCCCTTGCATCACATTTGGGCAGATTGCTGAGATAGTGAGCAAAGGATCCCCAAGTAAGCCTTTGACAAtcctccctctttttttttttgggtttatcCAGATTGGGTGAATGCTATAACTTGTGGATGGTTTTGCAGATTGTGCGGTGAGTGGTACGATCTATACGGTATTGTGTTTCATTGGTTTGCCGTGCTTGTATTCTTGTGTCTATCGTTCAAGATTGAGGGCTCAGTATGACCTGGAAGAGTCGCCTTGCGTTGATTGCCTGGTCCACTTCTTTTGTGAGGCCTGTTCACTGTGCCAGGAGTACAGGGAGCTCAAGAGCCGTGGATTTGACATGGGGATAGGTATGATTTTATAAGTTACTTAGCAGTCTTATGATTCTTTCCAGTTTATTTGGTGATATGTATATGAATAAATAGTTGAAGATGGGGTTTTTTGGATCTAAGTATCTTGGGAATGGGAAAAAGGCTATCGTTCCTGAGATGGGTTGATCCTGAGGATGCCTTCTCTGAGTTGTTTTTCCAGTGAACCAAACAGGCATATTCTTTAATACTacaaattttcatgaaattgcTAAGATTAACACATTGTGCCTTGTGGGATCAGCAATTCAGAGAGTTCAGTTTGGTATCTCACAGGACCTTCATGGTGGGTTGGAAGTGACCTTTTTTATAGGGAACTTCCATTGAATCTGCCAAAATTTCCCATTGTGTAGTTGGTATTATATGGAATACCCTCATCGATATAGCAGATATGTACTATTACTAGACAAATTCCCTCCTCTAGAGACCATGCCTCTTCTCAATCCCTCAACCTGTGTCCACACATTTCTGACCTCTCTGGGCGAAGCCAATGATATAGGGTCCTAACAGGCTACCATCAACATTGATGATGCCCACaccacataaaaaaaaaggaaagagaaaaaaaacccaTCTCATATAAACACTAAAAATCTGGTTTGAACCTGTCTAAACAAGACAAAAATGCACTAGTCAAGTTGGAATGAATCATGAATGCATAGTAGTTGTAGAATCTGACTTGCACCATTGCTCTTGGTGGGTAGGTTGGGAAGCCAATGCTGATAGACAAAGACGGGGAATTACAGTACCTCCGGTGATGGCTCAAGGCATGAACAGATGAAATCAGCCTTAGTGGCATTGCAGATTTGTGGATCAGTGGATGTTG includes the following:
- the LOC117910794 gene encoding protein PLANT CADMIUM RESISTANCE 7-like — its product is MYYGHSDHEQYGAGGHMSHATAPGFHNPSPAPPPRYTAPYVVQHPGGTIRWSSGLCHCCDHPENCLITCVCPCITFGQIAEIVSKGSPNCAVSGTIYTVLCFIGLPCLYSCVYRSRLRAQYDLEESPCVDCLVHFFCEACSLCQEYRELKSRGFDMGIGWEANADRQRRGITVPPVMAQGMNR